The genomic DNA GTATACagaattttatttaagagaataaatttaattttaattttactaattaGAATACTATAAATTAAAGTGGGATCATTTGACTCATTTCCTATTAAGTTGCGATAATTATATcgagataattaaaaaaaataagagaacattaaataatacattttgtaacttaaaaactaaattttactTGAGAATACTATAATCTTTAATAAAGCAATgtcatcaaaaatatttttttcaaatttttttttacctctaatattatatgtatagtcaatataaaaactcaaataaaacaACTAAATACGTTATTGTTCGATTGCAAAAGTATTtggaataaatcaaatattcaaatttatccTTACAAACGAGAAGATGATCAGTTGGAAAAAATGGTGGATATCCTTAGCAACACAATTAGAGATGAAAAGGaataaataatctcaaattCAGAAATCAAAACATGGACAAGAACCAAATTATTACAGTAAGCATTGCACAAAGATTCCGAACAATGACCAAACTAACCTAGAAGAAAAGTTGCAAAAATAAAGTaagttagaagagaataaaaACATATTCACTCAAACCAAATCAATATACATGTGATATAATCATAAATAAGAGTATGgagaaaaattatattgttatgataTTTTGCCTACCAAGTGAAGAAATTGTAAGAGAGATGACACAATATTGAAGTTGTTGATGTCACAATTACTAAAATGgagatttttaaattaataataaaaatagaggAAATAATACACATcaatatgtaattattatacTTTCTGACTATCAATTGACTATTATAAACTTGAAACATCAAAGTTGAATACTTACTAGAATGTGAAATCgttaaaatagatatttttaaatgtttagaaatcaataaaagttttaaaatagcTTGAATTAAGAGAAAACTAAACTTTGTAGCACACATTGTATTGcaacaatttgaaaaaaataaaaaaatcatcaaatgaacttaacattttaacaaattcaaaatatacttctcacttattataatcattaaaaatctacgtaccaaattaataaaattaaaataattatttcgatttattttcaaataaataaaatcaaaataaccccAAAGACAAaactcaattaaataattaattagattaattattgtgatcattaaaatctaattaattaagaatgatagacaaataaaataaataaaattatttagaataaattttgTACTCATACtatctgaaaataattttagaaaaatcaagagattaaaataaataatttaggatgatatgtggtacccatttcatcccaaaattatttatttaatccaaaaatataaaatataaaaaattagaaattatttttcataattattttaatattttgtgtgttttaaaaatattaaaattaaagtcaaaagattaaaagaaaatcaatttaaaataaactcttaaggttttaaataaaaaaataaatatgtaatcggGTGTAGTCGAATCTAGAAGGATCGTTATAGCCGAAACCACAACCATTAGATAGGcactggattttcatccaacgcctcAGAAGCGTTTGCATTGCTCGCTTAAGGAACGCGCACCCACGTAGCAGTGAATCAGCTAACGCCCCTTAACTGAAACGCGACGGAACGCCTAGATCACAACGAAACGCTGACGGAACGCCAATAGACCACACCGTGTCCGCGTTCTCGCCCATAACAACGTCGTTTCATCCCTCGATTGCCTTATTCCTTGTGATCGCCGGAGGATAAGAACAGgtcccatctttgatttttcaaagatggaactccgCCTACAATCAACCTTTTCGACtaattcaaaaggtgaaatgatcaccctattttggtgatcatttcccctacatctATAGGCATCATCAGTGCTTATTCCGGCAACTGGCCGAAAGAACatccaaaatatcataaatgaaTTTGGACTGATTTAATCCACTTGACTCTCTCAACTGACTTCGGGAGGCTATAATAGTCTCCCTTAGCAATTCTGAAGCCAAGAGATTCAATCTCAAGCTTTCAATCCGAAGAAAGAAAACCCCCATTCAAGCTCAATGCTTCTAGATTTTTGAAGTTTTCACCACATGCCTTAAAGTTCGGATCTGAGCATGCCCAAAGCTTtcttaaggtctaaggagtgttctcctaCATTTGATAAGCTTtcaaatcatcttttaattcatactttcagtttaaattgaaatttttatatttccatttttatAAGCTTGTATGTTGTCTGGTTCTTGAATTTGATCATTGAAATCGATCATATGATCATTTATGAGTTTTATAGTCAGAACCGATCAATCggtcttaaaaagaaaaactcaaatttgaattttaaaaagttaaaaaacagGTTTTATGTTCTTTGGTTAATCCCCAAGAACAACAGCTTAAAAAACTTCCCAACACATGTCTActgatgttgggaaactgtttggatcatgtttgatccatccaatcatatttgatcaaaataaaaaaaattcaaaataaatgaaaattttgaggtTTTGAATTGGTCCCATTGAAATATCAATGTTaatgttttggtatcaatcaagtatatggagtataaggaagctattgtcAAACTCATTTTACTTCAAAACAgttttaaaaaccaaaaactcGAGTTTTGGCtataaactgttttgaacaaattgatcaacACACAAGTCGAATGATACCTTGGAATGATGATTTTAATGTTCCTAGGAACTTTATAAAGTTATCCAAGTTCTTGGATCAAAGGATCTAAGtctccatcaaaattgcaaaacctatcattttgatgttcttgaagaCCGACAGGTCAAACTAGGACCaagagatccgaccgaggatcctcggttaGAACCGAGAGGTTTGTCCGATAAATTTTGGccaggaccaagaggtccggTCGAGGATTTTCACATCCGACTGAGAACTCCCAAACCTAtgaccgatgacttccacctaggaccgagaagtcGGACTTAAGACCGAGAAGTCTCACACCAAACCAAGAGCTCCCGAACCTAAGACCGATGGCTTCCATCTAGGACTGATGTGTCCGACCGAGAATTTTGacacccgaccgagaattctagccaAGGACCGAAAGGCCTTAGCACCCCGACCGAGGGACTTCTGTACCCCGATCGAGGATCCTACACCCAGATCGAGTCTCCAACTAGGACTAAGAACTTTTTAGCCCCGACTGATAAAATGAACACAGGACCTAGGACAccagtcctaaggcctatttggttcttcttttaaaattctaaaattatttttgtaattttgaaactcaaactattttataaaaatctcgaaaatttggaaaatattttcaaaatatttttaggatatttccataaaaaatattttaataaaaactcgtttgggatttatttttaaactctaatgtcTTTTAAACTAATGTTCTTCAGATATTTTTCTCCCTAGTCATTATCGGTATTTCAACATGTACCAATGTTTAAGTAattgttgttataattttttaaatacgcACAAACCTATGCATGTCTAAgaccagaagaataatcggttaaaatagaacgttatacaaccgattttcaaaatccaaatttataagtagagaccgtttttaaaaggGGTATTAAGGATGAAGCACGAAAATGCTTTCCTGAGTATCACCAAGCTACGAACTTAAAGAATTtctagttaaaatatttttgtacaCATATGCCAgattattgattttcaaaaatcaattgccaactctgttttcaaataaataattaatcatttttaattaattttaaaaaataagtttctgaaaaatcaaattataatttgattactgcaaatccccaaattatttaaatttgaatccaaattaattatttgtaattaattttaaaaggtgtcaggaattatttaaaaattttaaaataatattttatttttataagatttttgaaACGCAAACCAAGGTGAAAATTCTCGAATCTCGAACTTCCACGGAACCAAAGAGTTTTCCTGGGGTTATACTTACCAAAATTGTTTCAATAAAATTGAGCGAATTATTATCGAATCTGATTTTTGACAATCAACTGAATTAATATAGCTAAGATAAAATGgagtagaaataaaaaattgtgagaGACAACATTTATGCTTCATgagttttttttcctttctcaCCTAAATGATATATTCTTTCTTAGGCttgttttatttcaaaattttgatacaATTTACAGGTTTTTATTAACGGtgaattattattgtatttttttcgtatacaatttatattaattttgataaaaataaaataaaacaaaactataaAACATTATGTTTAAAAACATTGCTATGATAAATTGTAGTAAATCAATAATGTACTTTTCCACAACCATAAAAACATTTGTGGTCAATACTGATTTGTGTTTCAACATTTGAAGATCCCACAGTGAAGCGGAccacataatataaatatagattgtAGTACatatttagatattattttGAATCATGGCATTACAGTTGGACGTTACTGAAATTAATTTTACCAATTGGATATTCCTTCCTTGAACCAACAAACAAAACTTGCTTGCTtgcattaaattaattagtgattgaccaatattaattaacatctTCTTCTAATTATTTCATCGTAAACGTCACATGTTTTCCCACGAATCTTCAACTAATCACTCAACTCTATTCTTTTTTCTAcatcacttttattttaaaatattaaagtgaaCAATTGACCTCAATTATCAATATCTAGTACTGCATGCCCTGTTCCTTTTTgctaatattattgaattataaattatttgttactTTAATACCACTAATATAAttgtgttcacatttcatactGGCTTCAATAGTGTTCACATTcacttcaaatataaaatgCTCTCATGGATACATGTGGCAgagatatatattaatttaaatttattgtttatattaaataagatttaaacaacccattaataataaactaaacatttttaattattaaattaattggtcCAACTCTTCATCTAGTTAAACAGATTATTTGCtctaatcttattttttaaacgtTTAAATATGTTTGgagttgaatttttttatctcaCCTTTCgagggcttgtttgatttagCGTTTATAAGTTGAGTTTGGACGTTTGCGTAATAAGTTGCTACAGTAACTTTGCAATTTTGCGTAATAAGCTCacgcaaaaaattataatcacaCACTTTTacgtttaaactcaaatttctCTCTACCTCCCTTCTCAAcgtttaagattataatatcaacttttaagattataatttcAGCTTTTTTCCGtctcatcaattttaaatatttttttattcattctctctcatctattttattcatttttaatccttttattcattctctctcatcaatttaatctctctaattattttattcattctctcatctattccatatatttataatatttttatatatttatataaaattattataataaaaaaacatacatttaaatatattttaatttattatttataatatatgtatcttaatgtataaaataattaagtaaaatataaaatataaatacattatatactaacataaattaaactagccttaattatctaaaagtatcaaattacaattaaaataaattataatacgaATAGGGTGAGAGAACTCGAAAATAAATGGACAATTGAAAAATTAGATCAGAGGGAGAGTgtggaaatataaaaaatatatataataataataaattattttttttatcatttattttagaatatattattttttaatttaagtcatttattaatatttaaaattatatattaatcaaaaaaacttataaaaattaatatattaatataatttattttgaaatatatattattttttaatttaagtaatctattaatatttaaaattaaattaataaatatatatatatatatatcattatatataatattaattattaaataatattataaatataaaaataaataagctcGGCGTATCAACTGAATCAAACATAGTTAAACTTaacaattaaataagttaagatCATATAAACATGTACGTTAAACTTAACGATTAACTTAAAATAAGTTAAGATCATATAAACATGTACCTGAGAATAAACTGGATAAGTTTATTGACgctgaatcaaactagcccaTATATTCtcagtttaattttttttttaaataaataaataaaaaactggTTTTCCTTTTTAAGAAAGACGGGACGGTGTGATATGGTCAGAAATCAGAAAGCATTAAATTGTAACTTTGAATGTGACCATGTGTCGCAGACTGCCTTCCACAATtcacatattaattaattaaattttttttttttctgaaccTCGTTTtctattaagaaaaataaaatttggaagaaaaatgtgaaagaaaatgataaacacaattgaaaaaataaaataaatatttatgtttttatattttttttaactaatgaTATATATTACATGATTTACATcattctttcctaatttctctCCCTTAAAACAATTTGTTTCACGTAATTGATTAAGTTGTTTGCGGACTATGTGCTAAATACGCGGGAATTAATCATATTCCGAATGAGAAATGAAACTCAacattctcaaaaaaaaaatatataaaaaatattaaaaaaaaataacaaaaatatgtattaCAAAAATTATAGTGGAAGTAAGAAAAACATAGGATGTAAAAACATGCTATTTGTTACCAATTTCTAACATTACTATGTAGATGcattaatttatgtatattttttatttgatttaaacttatgtgattttaagaaaaagtaattattttatatattattaacgatctcaattaaaaaaaaaagattttatcaaatgaaattaaataataatatagatagaaattaagaaaatgtcATCTATATAATGGTAGATAAATTTCAAGTTGTATAAtactaagaaaataaaatgcAAATTTttggttgaaataatttatcaattgtGCTCgttatttatgataatttaacttattagGATAACTTAGGTAATTAGGTTACAAATTATCCGTTCgaatttgattttcactaaaattattaggttaaagtagaatttttttatagtaaaataatttaaaaaaatttaacccaTTATTTATAACCtaactctatatatatatttccatttttaaatatagaatatTAACATAATTACGGAAAATAATCTTTGCTctattatgaaaattttctcattaactatttttattggATCAACATATTTCTacataataatattgtaaaGGGTCATGAAGACATTCTTGTTTAGTTACAAAATTTCTTTACCGTcattaaaatgattataatgGAGAAATTTTctatttagatttaattaaagtaaggttttattttaatattaatgaagTGAGTAGTggttgataataataatatatagagaaaaaaaaaatgttttctagATGGTCTTCTGTAACAAGAAAACTTAATATTTCTTTCCTGTTCAGTTTGGAAAATGAAGGACAAAGTCTTTGCATCTTCCAGGAATATGAAAGGCCAATTTCCTACCTGAACAAATTAAgcaacaatttatttattttaaatgaatggTCAAATTCAAAAGTAAGGTATGTTTTCATGTAACTACCTTTTTTTTGGGGGGAGTCATACaataataaatagttttatatattattctaatacaCTTGTTagttaattatcaaataattaattcttttgcACAGGATTACTGCGTTGTTTGTTAATTCACTTAcattaaattcaatatttagAATACACGGTTCAGTTtgtttagatatatataattcagTTTGTCGGATAATTCAGATATTTGTATACATttgtttaaaaacatattattataaaacgtTTTAAAATCTAGTTATTAGAAATACAAtgctttaattattaatttatttaatctaacataagttatatttaaatttattaatatattttattaaattagtttttagtAAAGGATGAAatcatttaaactaaataaatagtACTTGGATTTTGTTTTGGATGGTTTTGAGTTAATCTAACAAaacatttagaattaattaagTTTCTATCTAAATagattaagattttttttggtGTAGTTCAATTAGTTTTGttgaattaatcaaataattcaagtgAAATTTCACCCCTTAATTCTTcctaaaaaacaattttattttaaatttagattatttttaaattatccaatatcaaacaaacttaaaataaataagtacaaGAAGTAACACtccaaattatatatacattattttatttttatttattttttagaacgTTGATTCCGTTTCTCCtttggagtgcgactaatcccaaCGGATTACACACGTAActcgtaaacacacttaaccaaacACAGAACTAGCCGTCTGACAGACTTAAACCCAAGACTTCAGGAAGGTTGGAGATTTTTccctcttattttattttatgaaataggTTAACATGAAAAACTCATAATCATTATGTGTATATACATTAAGTTGTTCTTAACcataattataactaaaatgttttttaatcaACATGATTTGCTTCTTTTAAAGATAATCTACTATAATAATACAAGTAGTAAGAgttttgtataataaaaaaaatagtttaaaaatggAAAGAAAGTCCTTTTGAAATTATCTCTTTCCCCTCCACGCGGATAGACCACCCCTAGACCGGTTTAGTAGTCcctctcatatatataaatataatgaatgGTCAAATTCAAAAGTACTATTATGTTTTCCATGTAACTACTTTTTTAATACGGAGTAGATACAATAAATAGTTCTggccaaattaattattatttacacATATTTGCCTATTACTggtaaaataaatagtaaattaagGAGACATTTTTGGTTAAGGTATGATGTAGACATAGTACAAAGTACAAACTAAACCACGGTAATTTAATAGTAGGAtaagtttgattcaacttataagtttaacttatttattttatatttgtattttaaatattttgttgattaattcttagttatttaatttaatttaaaaataactttaataaaaacacatacaatatctaaattaataataatttgtgcctaaaaaataaaaaaatatgtcaatttaattttaattaagattgTCTTTAATTGAAGCTAGGAATATGACTTTATTTCATGTTTGTTTGGAAAATCTAAAATatgatatgaatatataatatctaatattaGTAGTGGTTCTTGGAAATTATGGAATGagaattttataacatttaaacttAACAAGAAAATGATTCCACATTTCAATAATATTCTAATGGCTGCATAAGAGAATATTTACCAACAAAAACGTTGACTTGACTGAAATTAAAAGTGGAGCATCATATTCAGATAttgttaacttaattaatagACTTAAGCTAGAGCTAaacaacaaattttaaatttatctattattacAAAAGTTTTTACATCTATCCTtactctattattattattattattattattttaaatcctGTTTTTATACACATAAACATGTTTGGATTaatagttagtttttttttaagttatgaataagtttttttttattattgtattattacaGCAATGAAATTATGGTTTATGGTTTAGAcatttattatatcatttaatttattaaccaaaatattaaaatataatatattttaaattattattttttaatttatttatatatatcaataccttttaatttttttttataaaaaataaccgTTTTATCCTccaaattatgaaataataataatatataataggtAAAAAAGGGTCCTATTAAATAAGTCAATAGTGgctatttgtttataatttaagaaaagcttacgtttgaaaataaaaagaaattaacatCAAATATCGTTGCAGTTTCTACGTGAAATTCCTCCCCATTACTCCTCAAATActgaaaatataagaatttgTTCCATTATAAATACTCTATCTTCTTCGTTATCACTCTTCATTCTTCTTCAAACTCAATCAAACCAgacttttctctctctatatctctctctctctgtttcttgattctctttcttcattcatttctcCACCAGCCCAGCCAGCCAGCCAGCCAGCTCGAATGGATAACATGGGTAAGTGCGACGCCAACTACACTCAGCTCACTCCCCTCACCTTTATAAAGAGAGCCGCCGCCGTTTACGCCGACCGTCCTTCCATTATTTACCAATCCACCCGTTTCACCTGGAGCCAAACCTATAACCGCTGCCGTCGTCTTGCCTCCTCTTTCCGATCACTCAACATCGTCAACAACGACGTCGTAAGTACTCAAGTTGTAACCTTTTCCcctttttatttcaaatgtattattaaacttataatgttttttttgaatAGGTGTCGGTCCTGGCGCCCAATGTCCCTGCAATGTATGAAATGCACTTTGCAGTCCCAATGGCCGGAGCGGTTCTTAACGCGATCAATACCAGGCTCGATGCCAAGAACATCGCCACCATTCTCCAACATTCCGAGGCTAAATTGTTCCTCGTCGATTGTCAAATGGTTCCTCTGGCCCATGAGGCTTTAAAGATACTCCTAAAAGAATTGTCATCTCCGATGCCTCTGGTGGTTGTCATCGACGATGTCGATTCCCCAACCGGCATCCGCTTCGGGGAGTTGGAATATGAACAACTCATTCGTAAAGGAAATCCCCAATTCGTCGCGACCGAGGTCATTAACGAATGGGACCCAATCGCGTTGAACTACACATCCGGAACCACTTCGGCACCGAAGGGGGTTGTTTATAGCCACAGGGGAGCTTTCTTGAGTACGATGAGCATGCTCCTCGGATGGAACATGGGGACAGAGCCAGTTCATATGTGGTCACTCCCTATGTTTCATTGTAACGGGTGGACTTTCACTTGGGGCGTCGCGGCTCGAGGCGGGACTAATGTCTGCATACGCAACACCACCGCGGAAGAAATGTACAATAGCATCGCCCTCCACGGCGTCACCCACATGTGCTGCGCCCCTATTGTTTTCAACATCTTACTCGAGGCAGAGCGAAGGAAACTGACATCTCCTGTTCAAATCTTGACCGGTGGAGCCCCACCTCCGGCTGCCCTCCTCGAGAAGATGGAGAGGCTAGGATTCAAGATAGTTCACGCCTACGGGCTTACAGAAGCCACAGGGCCTGCCCTGGTA from Impatiens glandulifera chromosome 9, dImpGla2.1, whole genome shotgun sequence includes the following:
- the LOC124913672 gene encoding trans-cinnamate:CoA ligase, peroxisomal-like, with the translated sequence MDNMGKCDANYTQLTPLTFIKRAAAVYADRPSIIYQSTRFTWSQTYNRCRRLASSFRSLNIVNNDVVSVLAPNVPAMYEMHFAVPMAGAVLNAINTRLDAKNIATILQHSEAKLFLVDCQMVPLAHEALKILLKELSSPMPLVVVIDDVDSPTGIRFGELEYEQLIRKGNPQFVATEVINEWDPIALNYTSGTTSAPKGVVYSHRGAFLSTMSMLLGWNMGTEPVHMWSLPMFHCNGWTFTWGVAARGGTNVCIRNTTAEEMYNSIALHGVTHMCCAPIVFNILLEAERRKLTSPVQILTGGAPPPAALLEKMERLGFKIVHAYGLTEATGPALVCEWRDQWDVLALEERSKLKARQGVGVLTLEDADVKDMVTMRSVPRDGKTMGEIVLRGSSIMKGYFKDPAATAKAFKGGWFWTGDVGVVHQDGYIEIKDRSKDVIISGGENICSIELENVLYGHPNVVEAAVVAMPHPKWGESPCAFVSVKKGSGASESEILDYCRNNLAGFMMPKKVVFMEELPKTATGKIQKFELRAMAEKFKISDHHQQPQKQQQQQKKNKKKEYPAARKEEQGHHDQILALSRL